The Caulobacter sp. FWC2 region GACCTTGCCGATGTCGTCGACGCGGGCCGAGACGCCCGTGCGGGCGCTCCAGCCGTCGCCCAAGGTCCAGCGCTTGGTCAGCGACCCGCCATAGATCCAGCGCTGGTCGACCTGCTCGAACTGGTCGCCATGGACCGGGTCGTCGAGGAAGTAGGTGAAGTTCGAATAGAGATCGAGCTTGTAGCGCTGGACATAGACCACGCTGTCCAGGCCGCGCAGCAGGTCGCGGCGGCGGGCCGACAGGATGTAGCGCGAGGTGCTCCCTCCGTCGGTCTTGTCGACCGCGTCGAGATAGCCCAGCCGCCCATCCTCGACCGCGCGGCGCGGGATCTGGTCGGTGGCGTTCCAGTCGGCGTCGTAGGCCAGGGCGGTGATCGACCAGCCCCCGACCAGGGCGCGACCCAGGAGGTTGATCTTCTTCAGGTCCTCTGGCGTCGACCAGGCGCCGCGCGCGGTCGACAGGTCGGCGGCGACCAGCACGTTCTGGCTCAGCGCCTTGGAGCCGACGGCGCGGTAATAGTCGTTCTCGCCAGCCCAGGCCTGCAGGCCGTCGCCGTGCAGGTGGTCGGCGGTCTCGAAGGCCACGGCGCCGGCGGTGGCGAAGTCGCCGTTCTCGGCCGAGTAGGGGCCCTTCTTGAAGCCGATGTCGTGGACGAACTCGGGCGTCAGGACATTGAGGTCGAGGTAGCCCTGGCCGTGACCGTGACTGGGCAGGTTCAGCGGCACGCCGTCCAGCGAGGCCGAGAGGTCGGTGCCGTGGTCCAGGTTGAAGCCGCGCAGGAAGTACTGGTTGGCCTTGCCCGCGCCGGAGTGCTGGGTCGCGGCCAGGCCTGGCACGGCCTCGATCAACTCGCCTGGACGCAGCAGCGGCCGCACGGCGAAGTCGGCATAGCTGATCCGGCCCTCGCTGGCCGAGGTCGCGCGGCCGAGGTCGTTGGCCCGGCGGCCCCAGACCGAAATGGCCTCGACCTCCTGGGCCTGGGCGAGGGCCGGCGTCGAGGCGGCGGCGAGCAGGGCGGTCAGAAACACCGAACGGATCATGCTCGGCTGATAGGCGAGCAGTACGCTTTGGACAAGTTCCGCGCCGTCATCGACGTCGGTCTGAAAGTCCGACGGAGCGGCGGAGCCGAAGTTGCTAAGCCGCCTTCAGCAGCCCGTCGAAATACTCGATCGTCCGCATCAGGCCGACCTTCAGCGGGGCGGTCGGAGTCCAGTCCAGCACCTGATTGGCCAGGGTGATGTCGGGCTGGCGCTGGCGCGGGTCGTCTGAGGGCAGGGGGCGGTGAACCAGGCCCGACTTGCTGCCGGTCAGTTCCACGACCAGTTCGGCCAGCTGCCTCATCGTGAACTCGACGGGATTGCCCAGATTGATCGGGCCGGTCACGTCGTCGCCCGTGTTCATCAGCCGGATCAGGCCGTCGACCAGGTCGTCGACATAGCAGAACGAACGCGTCTGGGCGCCGTCGCCATAGAGGGTGATGTCCTCGCCCTTCAGCGCCTGGACGATGAAATTCGACACCACGCGCCCGTCGTTCGGGTGCATTCGCGGCCCATAGGTGTTGAAGATCCGCGCCACCTTGATGCGCAGCTTGTGCTGGCGCCAGTAGTCGAAGAACAGGGTCTCGGCGCAGCGCTTGCCCTCGTCGTAGCACGAGCGAATGCCGATCGGATTGACGTTGCCCCAGTAGCTCTCGACCTGCGGGTGGATGCTGGGGTCGCCGTACACTTCCGACGTCGAGGCCTGCAGGATCCTGGCCTTCACCCGCTTGGCCAGGCCCAGCATGTTGATCGCCCCGTGGACGCTGGTCTTGGTCGTCTGCACGGGGTCGAACTGGTAGTGCACGGGGCTGGCCGGGCAAGCCAGGTTGTAGATCTGGTCGACCTCGACATAGAGCGGCATGGTCACGTCATGGCGCAGCAGCTCGAAGCGCGGATTGGTCAGGTTCTGGGCCACGTTCTGGCGCGAGCCCGTATAGTAGTTGTCGACGCACAGGACTTCGGCCCCGGTCTCGAGCAGCCGGTCGCACAGATGCGAGCCGACGAAGCCGGCGCCGCCGGTCACCAGGATTCTCTGCGTATGCATGGACCGGCCGACCTTTCAGGGACTCGCGGAGAGTCGTCCCTGACGTTGTACCGCCGCGCTTTCTAGGCCGTCGAGCCCTCGCCGAAAGAGCGGGGCTCGGGGACGACCGAGGGCTCGGCGATCGGCTTGGGCCGCTTGGCGGGCTGGACCGCTTCCGCTGGGCGGGGCGAGAGCTGCTCGGGCGCGAAGTCATCGACCGCGATCACGGCCGCTATGGCCTGGTCGGCGGCGTTGAGGGCGGCGATCTCGTCCGGGGTCAGCAGGTTCTTGGCCAGGCCGTCCTTCCAGTGGCGCACGCCTTGGTCCTTCAACCGATCGTGGATCGGCTGGGTGGCGACCACGCGCTCGAAGGCGTCGATCAACTGGCCGACCGCCTCGTCCTTGCCGCCGACATAGACGCCCTCGACCAGGCGGTCACGGGTGGCGGACGGGTGCAGGATCAGGTCGGCGCAGGCGCGGGTGACGTGATCCGACGGGCCCCTGCGGCGTGCGCCGAACGGCAGCACCGCCGCGCGCAACAACCATCCCGCGAAGCGGTTGGGCAGGTTGGCGAACACTTCGTCCAGCCGCTGCTCGATCGTGGCGAAGGCGGTTTCGGCGCACCATTGCAGCAGCGGGAAGTCGGCGTCCGGCCGGCCGTCGTCCTCCCAACGCTTCAGGGCGCCCGACAGGAAGTACATCTCGGAAAGAATGTCGCCCAGGCGCGCCGACAACATCTCCTTACGCTTCAGCTCGCCGCCCAGCGTTAGCAGGGCGATGTCCGAGGTCAGGGCGAAGGCGGCGCTGTAGCGGCCCAGCTTGCGATAGAAGCGGGCGGCGCGACCGGCGTCCGGCGCGGGCGACAGGGCGCCGTCGGTCCAGGCGCGGGCGGTGGCGCGCAGGCCGTTGCGCAGGGCGTGGACGACATGCTTCCAGAAGGTCTCGTCGAACTGCGCGAGGCCCTTGGCCTCGTCCTGATCGCCCAGGGCCAGGATCTCTTGCAACATGTAGGGGTGGGCGCGGATCGCGCCTTGGCCGAACACCATCAGGCTGCGGGTCAGGATATTCGCGCCCTCGACCGTGATGCCGACCGGCAGGGCGCGGTACTGGCTGCCCATGTAGTTGCGGGGGCCTTCCATGATCGCCTTGCCGCCGTGGACGTCCATGGCGTCGTTGACGACCACGCGCATCCGCTCGGTCGCGCCGGACTTCATCATCGCCGAGATGACCGACGGGTGCTTGCCGAGATCGAGGCCGGCGCAGGTCAGCCGCCGTGCGCCGTCGACCAGGTAGGCGTTGCCGGCGATGCGGGCCAGGCGCTCCTGGACGCCCTCGAACTTGCCGATGGCGATGCCGAACTGGCTGCGCACCCGGGCGTAGGCGCCGGTGGTCAGCGCGCTATAGGCCGCCGCCGCGCCGGCCATGGCGGGCAGGGAGATGCCGCGCCCTGCCGCCAGGGCGGTCATCAGCATCTTCCAACCCTGGCCGGCGCGTTCGGCGCCGCCGATGATCAGGTCCAGCGGGATGAAGACGTCCTCGCCCCAGTTCGGGCCGTTCTGGAAGGTCTGGAAGGCCGGTAGGTGGCGGCGGCCGATGCTGACCCCGGGAGTGTCGGTCGGGACCAGGGCGCAGGTGATGCCGATGTCCTCTTCACCGCCCAGCAGGCGGTCGGGGTCGCGCAGCTTGAAGGCCAGGCCCAGGACCGTGCAGACGGGACCCAGCGTGATGTAGCGCTTGTGCCAGTTCAGACGGACGCCCAGGACGCTCTCGCCTTTCCACGTTCCGCGAACGACCACGCCCTCGTCGACCATGGCGCCGGCGTCCGAGCCCGCCTCGGGACTGGTTAGGCCGAAGGCGGGCACCTCGCGGCCGTCGGCGAGGCGCGGCAGCCAGTAGTCCTGCTGTTCCTTCGTCCCGAACTTCACCAGCAACTCGCCCGGACCGAGGGAGTTGGGCACCATCGCCGTCACCGCCGCTGAGGTCGAGCGGGTGGCGATCCTGCGGACGATCTCGGCGTGACCAAAGGCCGAGAAACCCAGGCCCCCGAATTCCCGCGGGATGATCATGCCGAAGAACTTCTCGCGCTTCAGAAAGTCCCAGACCTCGGGCGGCAGGTCGCGCGTCTCCCAGGTCATGCGCCAGTCGTCGAGCATGGCGCACAGGGCGTTTACCGGCCCATCGAAGAACGCCTGTTCCTCGGGGCTCAGCGTCGGCTTGGGATAGGAGAGCAGTTCGTTCCAGTCCGGATCGCCGGTGAACAGGTTCGCATCCCACCAGGTGTCGCCGGCCTCGAGCGCGTCGCGCTCGGTCTCCGAAAGGGCGGGCAGCACGCCCTTGGCCCACTGGTAGATCGGGCGGGTGATGGTGTCCCGGCGGAACGAAGAGCTGATCATGACGCTGCCTCACGGATACTCGCGTTGTCAAAACGCGAGGGCGGCGAGGCGGCTCCGCGAAAACCTGGCCTTGGATGACTTAAGGGTGACGTTTGTCATGTGGCGCCCGTGACGTGCGGCACTGATGGATGGCGTCCGGCGGCGGCATGGTGGCTTCACAACGAGGGAGCCACCCATGTCACCCACAACTTCCGAACCGATCGCCATGCTGCGCCAGGTGGTCAAGCGCCGGGGCGCGACCCTGGCCCTGAACGGCCTGGATCTCGACATCCGTCCTGGACAGTGCGTCGCGCTGCTGGGTCCGAACGGGGCCGGCAAGAGCACCAGCGTCGCCCTGCTGACCGGCCGCCTGCGTCCCGACGCCGGGACCGCCAGCCTGTTCGGCGGCGATCCGCGCGACGTCGCCGCCCGGGGCCGCATGGGGGTCATGCTGCAGGAGGCCGGCCTGCCGCGCACCCTGACCGTCCGCGAGCAGGTCGACCTGTTCCGGGGTTACTATCGCAAGCCCCGTCCGCTGGAGGAGACCCTGCGCCTGGCCGGCCTCGAAGGTCTGGAGCGTCGCCGCTGCGGCGCGCTGTCCGGCGGCCAGCAGCGCCGCGTGCAGTTCGCCCTGGCCATCGCCGGCCGCCCGGACTTCCTGGTGTTGGACGAGCCGACCACCGGCATGGACATCGACGCCCGTCGCGGCCTGTGGACCGCCGTCCGCGCCGAGATCGCCCGGGGCGCGGCCGTACTGCTCACCACCCACCACCTGGACGAGGCCGAGGCCCTGGCCGACCGCATCGTGGTCATCGACCACGGCCAGGTCATCGCCGACGGCTCGCCCGAAGCGATCAAGAGCCAGGTCTCCGGCGTCGCCATCCGCTGCCGCACGCGCCTGTCGGACGCCGAGTTGTCGGCTCTGGCCCGGGTCACAGGCGTCAGCCGTGACGGCGGCAGGGTCACGCTGCTGACCACCTCGGCGCCCGCCACGCTGCGCGAGCTGCTGGCGCGTGACGAAACCGTCGATGACCTGACCGTCGCTGGCGCCTCGCTGGAGGACGCCGTCACCCGTCTCGTGCAGGCCGGCGCGCCGGCTTCAACCCGTCAAGCCCCCCTTGGCCAAACTGAGGTCGCCTGAGATGCACACCCTGTTCGTCTACATCCGTGAAGCCCGCGCCCAGATCGTCTCCACCTGGCGCACCCCGCAGTTCATCATTCCCAGCGTGGCCCTGCCGCTGCTGTTCTATGGGGTGATGGGCCTTGGTCTCAGCAAGGGGCGCGAGGAGATCGCCCACATGATGCTGGCCAACTATGTGATCTTCGCCGCCATCGCCCCGGCCATGTTCGGTTTCGGCGCCGCCGTCGCCGCCGAGCGCGAGGCCAAGCTGATCGAGCTGAAGCAGATCGCGCCTTTGCCCGCCGGGGGCTATCTGGCCGGCCGCCTGATCGCCGCCCTGGTCCTGGTCGGAGTCTCGATCGGCCTCCTCGGCGCCCTGGCTCGGTTCGGGGGCGTGACGATGGTCCCCTGGCGCTGGGCGGCGACCCTGGGCCTGGGCCTGGCCTCGGCTATCCCATTCGCCCTGATCGGTCTGAACATCGGCATGCGGTTCGGCTCGCAAGGCGCCACCGCCGTGGCCAACCTGCTGTTCCTCAGCTTCAGCCTGTTCGGGGGGCTGTGGGTGCCGCTCAGCATCATGCCGAAGTGGGCCGGCGACATCGCCGAGGTCACGCCGTCCTATCACCTGGGACAGCTGTCGCAGATGCTGTCGGGCATGCAGCCGATGGCGGACGTTCCGCACCACCTCTCGATCCTGGCCGCGATCAGCATCGCCGCCATGATCGGAGCCTGGGCCGCCTGGCGGCGGCAATCGGCTTGACCGTGACGAGCCTGCCGCGCGACATCGCCGCCATGGATCAGGCAGCACGAAGCAAGGATGCGACCCCGGCGGCGACCGCTGGGGTCGGGATGCGGCGAAACGGAAGCCTGATCTTCCTCTCCTACCTGCCGTTCTACTTCATCTCCTGGCTCAATCGCCCGCCAGAGACGCTGGAGCTGGTCGCCTCGATCGCGGGCCTGCTGGTCTTTATCGGCCTGTTCTGGGCGATCTGGAAAAGGCGGGGCCGTCCGGTCCTGTGGCAGGTGCTGTCGATCTACGGGCTGGGCATGGTTCTCTCGCCGTTCCACGCCGGCTGGAGCGTCTACACGATCTACGCCATGTCGTTCGCCTCGCGCCTGCCGTCGCGGCGGATGTCGATCCGGGTGATGATCGCCCTGGAGATCGTGCTTCTGGCGGTGGGGCTGGTCTTCTATCGCCACGTCTGGCCGATCTGGGCCTCGGGCTTGTTGTTCGGCGGCATCACCGGCTTCGCCACCCTCATGCAGATGGACGTCGAGCGGAAGAACCAGGAACTGGCCGTCGCGCATGAGGAGGTCCGGGCCCTGGCGACGACGGCCGAACGCGAACGGATCTCCCGCGACCTGCACGACCTGTTGGGCCACACCCTAACCCTGGTGGCCGTGAAGGCCGAGCTGGCCGCGCGCCTGGTCAGCCGGGACGCCGAGGCCGCCGAGCGCGAGATGCAGGCCGTCGCCGCCGCCGCCCGAGAGGCGCTCTCCGAGGTGCGCACGGCGGTGGTCGGCATGAGAGGCGCCTCCCTGGCGTTCGAGATCGACAAGGCCCGCCAGGCGCTGGCCGCCGCCGACATCCAGGCCGAGATCTCGGCCCTGACCACTGACGGCTTTCCGGCGCAGGAGACCGTGCTGGCCATGGCTCTGCGCGAAGGGGTCACCAACGTCATCCGCCACGCCGGCGCCAAGCGTTGCGACATCACGCTGGCGCCCAGCGCCAAGGCGCTGACGCTCACCATCGCCGACGATGGTCCGGGTGCTGGTCGACTGGTCGAGGGTTCGGGTCTGAAGGGCATGCGCGCGCGCCTGGCGGCGATCGGCGGGGCGCTGGACATCAAGTCCGGCAAGACCGGGACCCGACTCGTCGCCACCGCGCCCCTGAGCAACGCCAATGGGGAGACCGTCTCGTGATCCGCGTCGTCATCGCCGAAGACCAGAAGATGGTGCTGGGCGCCCTCAGCGCCTTGCTCGAGATGGAGGGCGACATCCAGGTCGTCGGTCGCGCGCCCGACGGCGCCGTCGCCCTGGAACTTGTCAGGGCCGAGAAGCCGGACGTGTTGATCTCCGACATCGAGATGCCCAGCCTGACCGGCATCGACGTCGCCGCGCGGCTGAAGGCGGAGGGATCGGCGACCCGGGTGCTGATCGTCACCACCTTCGGTCGGCCCGGCTATCTACGTCGAGCCATGGACGCAGGGGTGAAGGGCTATCTCCTCAAGGACGGTCCCAGCAGCGTGTTGGCCGCGGCCGTCCGCACCGTCGCCGCTGGCGGCCGAGCCATCGCGCCCGAGCTGTCCGAGGCGGTGTGGGACGCCCAGCCCGATCCGCTGACCGACCGGGAGCGCGAGATCCTGCGCCTGGCCGAGGAAGGACGCTCGAACAAGGACATCGCCGACGTATTGGACCTCTCGCCCGGCACGGTCCGCAACTACCTGTCGGAAGCGGCCCAGAAGCTGGGCGCGGCCAACCGGGTCGAGGCTGGCCGGATCGCACGCTCCAACGGCTGGCTTTAGGCCGTCACGGGCTGGGGCTCGGGTTCGGCCGCCGGCGCGCGGGTCGTGCGCCACAGCACCAGGCCGATGACGCCCAGGGTCAGCTCACGCAGGCGGCGCAGCAGCGACAGGGCCAGGGCCTGGTCCGGCGTCAGGCCCAGCGCGCCGCCCAGCAGCAGATAGCCGCCTTCCTGCACGCCCAGGGCGCCGGGGATGGCGAAGCCGACGACCTTGGCCGTCTGGGCCAGGCCCTCGACGATCAGGGCTTGAAGCAGGGTGGGGTTGAGCCCCAGGGCCCACATCGAGACATAGGTCTCGAACGCTCCGGCGATCCAGGCGGCCATGTGCCAG contains the following coding sequences:
- a CDS encoding TonB-dependent receptor, encoding MIRSVFLTALLAAASTPALAQAQEVEAISVWGRRANDLGRATSASEGRISYADFAVRPLLRPGELIEAVPGLAATQHSGAGKANQYFLRGFNLDHGTDLSASLDGVPLNLPSHGHGQGYLDLNVLTPEFVHDIGFKKGPYSAENGDFATAGAVAFETADHLHGDGLQAWAGENDYYRAVGSKALSQNVLVAADLSTARGAWSTPEDLKKINLLGRALVGGWSITALAYDADWNATDQIPRRAVEDGRLGYLDAVDKTDGGSTSRYILSARRRDLLRGLDSVVYVQRYKLDLYSNFTYFLDDPVHGDQFEQVDQRWIYGGSLTKRWTLGDGWSARTGVSARVDDIGKVGLYRTTARVRRETVRQDALTEWSTALWGEASRSFGKLDATFGLRADAMGADVKAGDPRNAGDVSDLLVSPKLALAWRVSKTFELYADAGRGFHSNDARGAVITVDPVTGDPAERAPLLSPSDGAELGLRWKHDGLTLTAAAWALHVDSELVYVGDAGFTEAAGATRRKGIELLADWRPNARLNLTASYAGTHARFTNGERIPNAVSSVLSAGASWKLGQASTLSLTWRRLGAAPLIEDDSVRSKPTSLVNALFVQDFGKASLMLEVLNLTNSQKDDIAYSYASRLPGEPADGVDDVHFHPVEPRAARLGMKINF
- a CDS encoding UDP-glucuronic acid decarboxylase family protein — translated: MHTQRILVTGGAGFVGSHLCDRLLETGAEVLCVDNYYTGSRQNVAQNLTNPRFELLRHDVTMPLYVEVDQIYNLACPASPVHYQFDPVQTTKTSVHGAINMLGLAKRVKARILQASTSEVYGDPSIHPQVESYWGNVNPIGIRSCYDEGKRCAETLFFDYWRQHKLRIKVARIFNTYGPRMHPNDGRVVSNFIVQALKGEDITLYGDGAQTRSFCYVDDLVDGLIRLMNTGDDVTGPINLGNPVEFTMRQLAELVVELTGSKSGLVHRPLPSDDPRQRQPDITLANQVLDWTPTAPLKVGLMRTIEYFDGLLKAA
- a CDS encoding acyl-CoA dehydrogenase, translating into MISSSFRRDTITRPIYQWAKGVLPALSETERDALEAGDTWWDANLFTGDPDWNELLSYPKPTLSPEEQAFFDGPVNALCAMLDDWRMTWETRDLPPEVWDFLKREKFFGMIIPREFGGLGFSAFGHAEIVRRIATRSTSAAVTAMVPNSLGPGELLVKFGTKEQQDYWLPRLADGREVPAFGLTSPEAGSDAGAMVDEGVVVRGTWKGESVLGVRLNWHKRYITLGPVCTVLGLAFKLRDPDRLLGGEEDIGITCALVPTDTPGVSIGRRHLPAFQTFQNGPNWGEDVFIPLDLIIGGAERAGQGWKMLMTALAAGRGISLPAMAGAAAAYSALTTGAYARVRSQFGIAIGKFEGVQERLARIAGNAYLVDGARRLTCAGLDLGKHPSVISAMMKSGATERMRVVVNDAMDVHGGKAIMEGPRNYMGSQYRALPVGITVEGANILTRSLMVFGQGAIRAHPYMLQEILALGDQDEAKGLAQFDETFWKHVVHALRNGLRATARAWTDGALSPAPDAGRAARFYRKLGRYSAAFALTSDIALLTLGGELKRKEMLSARLGDILSEMYFLSGALKRWEDDGRPDADFPLLQWCAETAFATIEQRLDEVFANLPNRFAGWLLRAAVLPFGARRRGPSDHVTRACADLILHPSATRDRLVEGVYVGGKDEAVGQLIDAFERVVATQPIHDRLKDQGVRHWKDGLAKNLLTPDEIAALNAADQAIAAVIAVDDFAPEQLSPRPAEAVQPAKRPKPIAEPSVVPEPRSFGEGSTA
- a CDS encoding ABC transporter ATP-binding protein — encoded protein: MDGVRRRHGGFTTREPPMSPTTSEPIAMLRQVVKRRGATLALNGLDLDIRPGQCVALLGPNGAGKSTSVALLTGRLRPDAGTASLFGGDPRDVAARGRMGVMLQEAGLPRTLTVREQVDLFRGYYRKPRPLEETLRLAGLEGLERRRCGALSGGQQRRVQFALAIAGRPDFLVLDEPTTGMDIDARRGLWTAVRAEIARGAAVLLTTHHLDEAEALADRIVVIDHGQVIADGSPEAIKSQVSGVAIRCRTRLSDAELSALARVTGVSRDGGRVTLLTTSAPATLRELLARDETVDDLTVAGASLEDAVTRLVQAGAPASTRQAPLGQTEVA
- a CDS encoding ABC transporter permease → MHTLFVYIREARAQIVSTWRTPQFIIPSVALPLLFYGVMGLGLSKGREEIAHMMLANYVIFAAIAPAMFGFGAAVAAEREAKLIELKQIAPLPAGGYLAGRLIAALVLVGVSIGLLGALARFGGVTMVPWRWAATLGLGLASAIPFALIGLNIGMRFGSQGATAVANLLFLSFSLFGGLWVPLSIMPKWAGDIAEVTPSYHLGQLSQMLSGMQPMADVPHHLSILAAISIAAMIGAWAAWRRQSA
- a CDS encoding sensor histidine kinase → MTSLPRDIAAMDQAARSKDATPAATAGVGMRRNGSLIFLSYLPFYFISWLNRPPETLELVASIAGLLVFIGLFWAIWKRRGRPVLWQVLSIYGLGMVLSPFHAGWSVYTIYAMSFASRLPSRRMSIRVMIALEIVLLAVGLVFYRHVWPIWASGLLFGGITGFATLMQMDVERKNQELAVAHEEVRALATTAERERISRDLHDLLGHTLTLVAVKAELAARLVSRDAEAAEREMQAVAAAAREALSEVRTAVVGMRGASLAFEIDKARQALAAADIQAEISALTTDGFPAQETVLAMALREGVTNVIRHAGAKRCDITLAPSAKALTLTIADDGPGAGRLVEGSGLKGMRARLAAIGGALDIKSGKTGTRLVATAPLSNANGETVS
- a CDS encoding response regulator transcription factor; translation: MIRVVIAEDQKMVLGALSALLEMEGDIQVVGRAPDGAVALELVRAEKPDVLISDIEMPSLTGIDVAARLKAEGSATRVLIVTTFGRPGYLRRAMDAGVKGYLLKDGPSSVLAAAVRTVAAGGRAIAPELSEAVWDAQPDPLTDREREILRLAEEGRSNKDIADVLDLSPGTVRNYLSEAAQKLGAANRVEAGRIARSNGWL